A window of the Phaseolus vulgaris cultivar G19833 chromosome 5, P. vulgaris v2.0, whole genome shotgun sequence genome harbors these coding sequences:
- the LOC137835235 gene encoding NADH kinase encodes MVMKMKRLLLLLKPLTVSSPPSHSPPQILQFLENRRKVHHDAINFCQAILQKKSVEWKAVLRNNLSPPINDVDLVVTVGGDGTLLQASHSLDDKIPVLGVNSDPTLIDEVEQFSSEFDATRSTGHLCAATVENFEQVLDGILEGQFLPSELTRTMISVNALHLSTYALNDILVAHPCPASLSRFSFRIKEGDKSCSPLVNCRSSGLRVSTAAGSTAAMHSAGGFPMPILSRDLQYMTREPISSGAASDLMHGLIKHDQTLVATWTCRKGVIYIDGSHINHAIQDGDIIEISSRAPVLKVILPHHLL; translated from the exons atggtgatgaagatgaagagacTATTACTGCTGTTAAAACCCTTAACTGTATCTTCACCACCTTCCCACAGCCCCCCTCAG ATCTTACAGTTCTTGGAGAATAGGCGTAAGGTACACCATGATGCAATTAACTTTTGTCAAGCTATTCTGCAAAAAAAGTCAGTTGAATGGAAAGCTGTACTGCGTAACAATTTGTCACCACCCATTAATGATGTGGATCTAGTTGTTACCGTTGGTGGTGATGGAACTCTTCTGCAGGCTAGCCATTCATTGGATGACAAAATTCCTGTTCTTGGAGTGAATTCTGACCCTACACTGATTGATGAG GTGGAGCAGTTCAGCAGTGAATTTGATGCTACCAGAAGCACAGGCCATCTTTGTGCTGCCACTGTTGAAAACTTTGAACAA GTATTAGATGGTATACTTGAAGGTCAATTTCTTCCTTCCGAATTAACAAGGACCATGATATCTGTTAACGCACTACACTTGTCAACTTATGCTCTCAATGATATCTTAGTTGCACACCCATGTCCTGCTTCGCTTTCTAGGTTCTCCTTCAG aatcaaagagggtgacaAGTCATGTTCCCCTCTCGTTAACTGCAGATCAAGTGGTCTACGAGTTTCAACAGCTGCTGGTTCAACTGCTGCAATGCATTCAGCTGGTGGATTTCCAATGCCAATTTTATCTCGGGATCTCCAGTACATGACAAGGGAGCCTATTTCATCTGGGGCAGCCTCAGATCTTATGCATGGATTGATCAAACATGACCAGACATTAGTTGCTACATGGACCTGTAGAAAAGGTGTGATATATATTGATGGTTCTCATATCAATCATGCCATCCAAGATGGAGATATCATTGAGATATCTTCCAGAGCACCAGTTCTGAAAGTTATCTTGCCTCATCATTTGTTATAG
- the LOC137835236 gene encoding B-box zinc finger protein 22 isoform X1 — MKIQCNVCEAAEAKVLCCADEAALCWECDEKVHAANKLASKHQRVSLSTSSSHMPKCDICQEALGYFFCLEDRALFCRKCDLAIHTANTYVSGHQRFLLTGVRVGLEATEPGASSTSLKSESGEKISDTKSSSISRKVSTVPQPSDYNELLPIEVGGVEGFPPAKESFGGGSTAGNISQWTIDEFIGLNEFSQNYEYMEGSSRVKIGQGWGQSFLPKADGGKLGDFDSPFLRSGDEEMEEEEDYLERVPDSSWTVPQIPSPPTASGLHWPKHTQYSSDSLLFVPDIRFSQMQHSEISSIFSRRRRQL; from the exons ATGAAGATTCAGTGTAACGTCTGTGAGGCTGCGGAGGCCAAGGTTCTGTGTTGTGCTGATGAGGCTGCCCTGTGTTGGGAGTGTGATGAGAAGGTTCATGCGGCTAACAAGCTTGCCAGCAAGCACCAGAGAGTTTCTCTTTCTACCTCTTCCTCTCATATGCCCAAATGTGACATTTGCCAG GAAGCATTAGGCTATTTTTTCTGTCTGGAGGATCGGGCTCTGTTCTGCAGAAAATGTGATTTGGCCATACATACAGCAAATACTTATGTCTCTGGTCATCAGAGGTTTCTTCTCACTGGTGTAAGAGTAGGCCTTGAAGCTACAGAGCCTGGCGCATCATCAACATCTTTGAAGTCAGAATCTGGGGAGAAAATTTCAGATACAAAATCCTCTTCTATCTCTAGAAAGGTTTCCACAGTGCCTCAGCCATCAGATTACAATGAATTGTTACCTATAGAAGTTGGAGGAGTTGAGGGGTTTCCACCAGCTAAGGAGTCTTTTGGTGGTGGTTCTACAGCTGGAAATATCTCACAGTGGACAATAGACGAATTTATTGGCTTAAACGAGTTCAGTCAGAATTATGAATACATGGAAGGATCATCAAGG GTGAAAATAGGACAGGGATGGGGCCAATCATTTCTTCCCAAG GCTGATGGTGGTAAGTTAGGGGATTTTGATTCTCCTTTTTTAAGATCCGGTGACGAGGAaatggaggaggaggaggactATTTGGAACGGGTTCCAGATTCATCATGGACAGTTCCACAGATCCCTTCCCCACCCACAGCTTCTGGGTTACACTGGCCAAAACATACTCAATATTCATCTGATAGTCTTCTGTTTGTTCCTGACATAAGGTTTTCTCAAATGCAACACTCTGAGATCAGTAGTATATTTTCTAGACGCCGGAGGCAGCTTTAA
- the LOC137835236 gene encoding B-box zinc finger protein 22 isoform X2: MKIQCNVCEAAEAKVLCCADEAALCWECDEKVHAANKLASKHQRVSLSTSSSHMPKCDICQEALGYFFCLEDRALFCRKCDLAIHTANTYVSGHQRFLLTGVRVGLEATEPGASSTSLKSESGEKISDTKSSSISRKVSTVPQPSDYNELLPIEVGGVEGFPPAKESFGGGSTAGNISQWTIDEFIGLNEFSQNYEYMEGSSRADGGKLGDFDSPFLRSGDEEMEEEEDYLERVPDSSWTVPQIPSPPTASGLHWPKHTQYSSDSLLFVPDIRFSQMQHSEISSIFSRRRRQL; the protein is encoded by the exons ATGAAGATTCAGTGTAACGTCTGTGAGGCTGCGGAGGCCAAGGTTCTGTGTTGTGCTGATGAGGCTGCCCTGTGTTGGGAGTGTGATGAGAAGGTTCATGCGGCTAACAAGCTTGCCAGCAAGCACCAGAGAGTTTCTCTTTCTACCTCTTCCTCTCATATGCCCAAATGTGACATTTGCCAG GAAGCATTAGGCTATTTTTTCTGTCTGGAGGATCGGGCTCTGTTCTGCAGAAAATGTGATTTGGCCATACATACAGCAAATACTTATGTCTCTGGTCATCAGAGGTTTCTTCTCACTGGTGTAAGAGTAGGCCTTGAAGCTACAGAGCCTGGCGCATCATCAACATCTTTGAAGTCAGAATCTGGGGAGAAAATTTCAGATACAAAATCCTCTTCTATCTCTAGAAAGGTTTCCACAGTGCCTCAGCCATCAGATTACAATGAATTGTTACCTATAGAAGTTGGAGGAGTTGAGGGGTTTCCACCAGCTAAGGAGTCTTTTGGTGGTGGTTCTACAGCTGGAAATATCTCACAGTGGACAATAGACGAATTTATTGGCTTAAACGAGTTCAGTCAGAATTATGAATACATGGAAGGATCATCAAGG GCTGATGGTGGTAAGTTAGGGGATTTTGATTCTCCTTTTTTAAGATCCGGTGACGAGGAaatggaggaggaggaggactATTTGGAACGGGTTCCAGATTCATCATGGACAGTTCCACAGATCCCTTCCCCACCCACAGCTTCTGGGTTACACTGGCCAAAACATACTCAATATTCATCTGATAGTCTTCTGTTTGTTCCTGACATAAGGTTTTCTCAAATGCAACACTCTGAGATCAGTAGTATATTTTCTAGACGCCGGAGGCAGCTTTAA